DNA sequence from the Neospora caninum Liverpool complete genome, chromosome VIIa genome:
CCATGGCGTAGCAGTCGGACATTGCGTGCGTTGCGGCGATGCGGCCCAGCACGTAAGCGTCGTCGAAGAAAGctctgcagaaaagaagaacatACCAGGGGGAAAAACACGCCCAAATGGACTtgaagatatatatatatatatatatatacctcGATATACACGATGAACGATGACTGGCGTTGACTGCGGAAAGCTCTCTCTTTGGATTTTTCCTACCGGTAGAAGTCGACAGTTTGGACGAGGAGTGGGTTGTCGTCTCCGGGCGCGTCACACGGGTCCTCGGCGAAGGTTGTCATTCGTCCCGTCGGTCggccgtcgtcgctctctgcttctttctccgcgtctcttgGCGTCAGGCTGGCCAAAGGTCGCGCCGCAAAAATGCACCCGTCGTCGGCGTCTTCGAGGCCGACAAGGACTTCCTCTCGattgaagagaagaggataGAATCGGCCTTCTTTGTCGATTCGTTTTTGAAGCGCCGCGAGTTGTAGGGCCTCGGCGAGCTGCAAGGCGGGCGCTCCGCTTCCTGCGGTCGCTGCACGGCTCGCAGCTTCCGCCGCCAGCTGCTTCGTCGCCCGCGCAGGTGCGCCCCCGTCACTTGCTGATCCTTTTTCCACAGAGttccgcgtcgctcgcgcccTGCTCGCGTCTCGTTGCTGGCAAAGCAGTCGATGCTGACTGGCTTCGAGATCATTCGCCTGTTCCAGTTCCTGCATCGTGCGTCTCAAGACAGTTGAAGGCACCTtggcgccgcagccgccgcaccGCGTGCCTCCGCCGTTTTGGCAGCCCGACGCACCGCCTTTCTTGTCGCGGCCTCCCGCGCGGCCCTGGACGTACCCCATGAGAACGCGACACCCGAGACTcagttcttcgtcttctttgcgcTTGAACAGACTCTCGCAGAATCCTCGCTTCCGCTCGCCGGCTGCCAGCTCCGGAGCAACCAAGGCCGCACTCGAGCTCCGCGTCACGTCGCCGTGTGCCGAGTCTGCGtgcggcgaggcgggagaggcagacggcgtcggcgccttGCGCGAAAGAAGGGACGGACAGGTGAGCCCCGAGGGAAGCACTTGGTACTTCTGGATCCAGTTGATGTCCATCCGGGTCTAAAACCAGGAAAGTCACAAAAAATACGACAGGACCACAGGGACTACGTGCTCCGTGCCgcctcgcgcatgcagcgaagacACAGCTGGTTCTTCCCGCCCTACGAGCACGCGGGCGGACCGACGACTTGGAGTGCCTCACTGTTTCGCGTAAACGCCTACGACCGTCACGCGTCTttgagacacacacacacacacacacaagcgccatgcgcgttcctctcgcgccgatttggaagaacgaaaaaaggGGTGTGCAGCGCGGGCTCCATCTCCGTCGAGAGATCGCCAGAAAAAAAACTTGCAGGTCAAACAGTATACACACTCCATTTATACACCGAGCCATGCAGATCgatatatctacatatatatatatatatatatatagatcgATATACTGGGAAAAAGTGCGCAGATGTGGATAAAAAACTGCACACGAGTCTGTCCATATGGAAGTCTGCGGAAATATGCGAGTAGATCTAcctttatatatatctatctttatatatgtatgcatgtctgtatgtatgtatgtatgtatggaGATGTATCGTTTGTGTGGAGCCGTACTTTGAGCTTCGAGACCCATGTGCCCTCGAAGCTGAGGTGTCCCTTTGTGCCGACAGCATAGTCCATGCCGcaggagacaaacgagagaaggcgggccACCGGATGCCAGCGGTgaaggcgcgcgccgtcgccgttccGCAAAAAGAGGCGCAGGTTCTTGCTCAGAGGCTCGCCTGTTCGAGGCGAGCCGACACGAACGCAACTCCGAGAACACGTGAAGGAACGAGAGCCGTGTGAAACGCATCTCCAGGCCGCCCGAAAAGGCTGATTAAGCCGCAGTCGCTTAAAAAAACAGCCAGAGCAGAaccgagaagaggagcgcaACCGCGACCAAAGAGGGTGGCCGGCAACGGCCGCTAAGCCGGCGAAGCAGGCAGCcaaacgcgaaaagacgaCGCACGTGCAGAGACATGGCGACCTCGCGTTCACAgtcagagacaggaaagcacCTCAGCACAaaacgagacgcgaaagTGCAGAACTTGCAAAGCAAAAGACAGCCAAGCCTgggcgggcgaggcggcctGCGCGCATGCCCCCAACTCACCAGCATGGTCCCCGTCCATGGGGGAGGGCGTTCCGACGACTTGCGCAACGTCGCCTACACACAGAGCAGAAACACGTGgtgaaaagcgagagaaaaggcatgAAAAGGACAGCGCGACGAAGCCACGCCTTTTCGAGAATACCTCGGTTTCTCAACTGCTGCGCGCGCCTACCAACTGCGAAGACGTTCGGAGTGTTGAGAGAACGCAGGAACGCGTCCACTGCGAGGAATCCGTTCGAGGTCAGCTCGAGGCCTGCGTTTCTgcaaggggaagaagaggagagagaagaaagagaggcggaagagcagAATGCAACGACGTGCGAGACGTCATGGGAAACTGAAGCCGACTCGGGGAAAAACACgacacggagaggaagccgGGCGGCGAGCGAAACGGGGGGgtcggggagagagaacgggaaggatgcgacacagaaacctgaaagaaggaagaagaaaactgAAGGGCGTTGGCGAAAGACTGACACAGAAATGCGAAAAGGTTGTGACCGTCCCCCTGGTGAACGTACAGACGGACGGAAACACGGACGGAACACACATGGACATCAAAGAAAGATGCCTCGCTCGTTTGCCTTCCGTCTGTTTCATGTTAGACTGTGCGTTCCTCTGTTAAGAactctccctcctcgctgccgggcgcttctctctggagaacGTGGCAGGAAAGAtcgctcccttctgtctccaggtgtctcctcactgGAACCAAGGCTGCGGCGTGGCTGGTGTGCACCAGACGCATTCGTCGAACTCAAAATGGCGCCCGTCCGCACCGACGAGGCGTTTTCGGCAGCTCGCCGCTTCTGACTCGgtttcgcctctgccgtcCGACCCACAAGTCGCGTCTCGAACAGAGGTCTCCCTGCGTGCAAactctgcgcatgcagcggcgcgcTCGGCACCCTTCCCTTCCTGGGCAGCCTCGACagccgcggcggcgaggggcGAGCCGCCGGCCAAGCCCGAAGAATCTTTGGAGGCTTCGAAGGAAGATCGCGGAGGCGCAGTTTCCACGTGCACAGAGGCCACGTTCCAGTGCGGATGCACGACGATCCCGCTCGCTTTcaagagacgggaaacgcgcgtctgaatccaagagagagacagcagatgGGGCACAaccgaggcgagacgaagatgaGACATGAAGgtgaagcgagaggcgaaggagaagcgaaagaggaaggagaagcgagagaggaaggagaagcgagatgGACGGAAAGCGCGAGGGACactgaaaaagagagggcgaggcgaagagagaaatcagaggggcgagaagcacggaagaggaaagacgcaacGGTCGTACGGAGGATCGGCAATAGACAGATGAGCGCCGAAACACAACTTGCCAGCGGTAAACGTCCCAGCGCGACGCGATCGAAGGCGAGCAGCATTCgtcgaggcgacgaagaacacATGTCGAGAAGGTAGACATACGAAAGGtcgcgagcgagaaacgtGGAACCaccagagacgcggagaagaaaaatgCGGGAACGCGGGCAAGACACGTTTCGCGTCGCCACAGAGCAAGCGTGGGAGGCCCCATGTTCTacttttctccttttcttcttctcaacAGGGGTTTTCGTCGCCGAGGTCCGAACGCTCCTGGGGCAGATCGAAGATGCGCGACACAAACTCCTCACACGCCGACGCGCGTGCCGACTGACGAACGAAACGCCGTGGACTCAGGCATCCCCCAGCGCGGGCCCTTCCAGCTCTCGAAGCGCTTTCGAGTTTTTTCCAAACGCTCACCTGGGTTCCTGAGCAGGCGCGCGGGAGTACGGAGGCTGTCTCTGTGAAGATGTGAAACTCAACACGAAAGAGGCGACCGaggtcttcgctttctcgcttctgcccgcgagccgcctccgcctcttgcggctgcgcgtctcgctgcctcggcgCAGTTTCGTTGtccttcgtcgctcgcccTTCCCTTCTCAGCGTTCGCCAGTGCGCACGCAGCTCGGCGAGTTTCTTCTCCACTGCAGCCTTCACTGCGAAGCAGATCTCGACGCTGTCTCGGCCGCCTCCCACGACGGCCACGGAGAAAACTTCCGGGACGCCGTCTTCCGCCCTCCCGGCCAGCTTCGCGTTTGCTTTCTCTGCGGGTGCTGCGCCGTCTGCTtgggcgcatgcatgcgcctccgcAGCGCCTGGAACGAAGGCTGAACGGGCCCAGACGCGAAGCGCCGCATTCGCCAGTCTCTGCAAAGCTGCCTCCCACCGCGAATAGAACTGGCTCAGAGGCCTCAGCGGCgtgatgcatgcgcgcatgcactggTCGCCGACATCCAGCGAAGCGACTTGAGCGGCTTCCAGCTCGCCGAGGCTCGTCCCCTCcgcgggcgacgcagagacagacggcgaagatTCCGCCTCCCTCGCAGCCGACGGGGCAGAGAAAGTGATGGATGCAGGGACGCTCAGACCAGACCTAaagacgagacgcgaaagcAGCAAGCAGACGAGACACAAATCCCACCCTCTCTTGATGCCTGACTCCAAGCCCCCCCACATCTCCcggaatatatatatatatataaatatatatatataaacatatataaatatatatatatatatatatataatatatatatatatatatatatatatatatatatatatatatgggtacTTGTGATGTATTTATGACATATGttacatatagatatagggGTGTTTGTATGCGTGGAATCCAGCACAAGCCGCGGAGAGAGTCTGTGTGAAGGTCGCAGTGTGTGGTTTGTTCTCatgttcttctttccttgtcTGTGTCGCGTGAGTCGCCTGCGAATCGGCTGGTTACGCAAGGCAGCTGCCTGGTCCCGAaggtttcttttcttcggcaGTTTCCGCTTACTCTGTGTCGATTGAGAGGACGTCGTATCGGAGAGGCGGCCGACCGTCGTCGCAGAAGAGAAGTTTCTTTTCGCGGTCGACGCCGAGAACAGAAGCGCGCACAAACCGCCCGCGCGAAACCTGACAGAGCTGCAGCAGATCCACGTGGGACTGGTCCCGCGTGTACACTCCGGCGAGcaggcctgcatgcagagaagcgagggcgcATTGAGAGAACTTAAAACACCACCTTGCGAGGCTCACTCGCGCAAAGGCGAGCGCCGGATTTACCGCAGCCTCTACAGagagctgcatgcatggaAGACCACCGGCGCATTAGacgagcgcgcgcggcctATCGGACGGAGAAACCCAGGAGAAAGCCGCAATCTGGGGAGAccaaaaaacgagaagcgaagagagaagggaagacgcgcgccAGGCCGCGTCACAATCACGTCGACCAGAAAGGCGCCTCACCCAGgttgctcctctcttctctctcgcttggTCTCAAAACTCACTCCCCACCAACCTGAAGCCGTGTTTCTAGAGGTAAAACCACTGCATCAACATGTATGTCTACACGCACAAGTAGATACACAAACATAGtttacacacacacatggtGTGGATGTACACGTTGTGATGTGTATCTCAAGGCGCGATGGAGATGAGCGGATGAGGCACATGCAGTCCACCTCCAGCAAAGGCGTTGAGATCCCCTGGGAACGTCGGCTTGGGCGCGAACGGAGGGGTTGTGCCTGGCCGATATtgttccgttttttcgctgttttttctctcgcgtacCTGGAAGCAAGCGTCTGCACGGCgagtctgtctctgcggAAATGAGGGTGAGACGCACTCCTTTCTCCGGCTCTCGGGCCCATTCCTTCAGCAGGTAAAGGTGAGATGGACCCCCTCCGACGAGCACGATGTCGCGCGCGATCGACCCTAGCCCCTGCATGCTGCATCCGCCTTTTCCAGTTTGCCCCATGTttggaaacgcggaaaaaaccaagagaaaacgcagtcgcagcagggaggagacacccgcggaggagaggaaacggcgaaggagacagagagaaggacaggctgagcagaaggcgaccgggaaaacgggagggaaggcgctgagagagaagcagtgCCTCAGCGAGGGGCGAAAACAGCGTGGAACaacggcgaggaaacagagaaagaaaaagggaaggagagtagaaacgcagagaagaaatgcaCGAGAAGAAATGCAGGAGAAGACatgcaaaagagagaagggaaacggcgggagaagcaagaaaacgATGGGGAGAGCGGGGACAAacgggagggaaggcgacgagggaagaggaaccAATCTGAGCGGAGAGTCGCTACCCTTTTAGCTCAGAAGAAAGGCTCAAAAGAGAAGCTGGATACGATgacgagaggcaaaaggagggaaaaaggacgcgagggagacaacCGCAGGGGTGAAAAACGCAAGGGAAGTCATGCGAAAAAGGGTTCCGAGGTCGAATAGAAACGCGTCACAACAAGGAgagctcttctctcggcggaGTCGCCGCGCAAACGCGAGTCCGTTCCGCcttcgcgagagacaggatcgcgggccgagacggcgagcgacaCCGATGGTTCGCCAGCAAGTCGGGAAGATGCAAAAGCAGCCCTTCCGTCGCTCGATAAACGTGTCCTCTggtcctttccttctcgcgttcgaGGCGTGCGTGACaatgcgagagaaaaagagcgccACACAAAAAACCTCTCGGAGACActagaagagacagcagagacccGACCTGTGCACCTGGCCCtagacagagaaaaccaTGCTCAATTGTGGGgatcgcgagagaagcgaggcgaccGACAGAGGGCcttccgttcccttctttcaGTTCTCCCTCTATGCCAAACTTTCGCTTCACCTTGGCGTTTCGCGGCCTCTCTTTATACCTCCGTTTCTATTttcgcgaagaaaagggctATACAGCCTTGTCAGCGTTTGTCTTTGAAACTCGCCACGGGTCCAGGACAGTCCtgcagaagagagggaggagctCTAGAGAGTCAGAGAGGGACACGAAAGGCcaaaggaagcgagaaaaggtgcacaaaaacgagaaagaagtgaAGCAATTCGACAGGCTGTCGACGAGAgccctcgcgtctccacggtcggagagagcgtctctctttttgtttcgaggcgccgcgcggaAAGACGGCGCGAAAAGCGGggggatgcatgcatgcgatATCTCCAGGACCGGCCGtccagcggagagaaagaaagctgCCGCGcacaaaggagagagagaaatgtCGGAATCGAGACTGGTGAAGACGGCAGGGACACCGTTTCTTTCGCCTGGACTTTTTCTTTCAGGAAGACAAGGACATTCGCGCATCTGCCTGCGGTAGGTCACCAAGCCGTGTCGGTGTgctggagaggcaaaaagagagcgaaatAGTCCGGTATTCGTAAATCAGCGTTATCTCTTGCCCAGCAAAGCagaagcgggaagaagaagccccGAGAAAATCTTCTTTTCACCGTCTTTTCACCTGTTCACACGAACCTTTGcggtttctcccctctcgtctcacacacagacacccgCCCACCTCGTCCCGTcgtggaagaaagacggactGTCTCTTCAccagtcgcctctctcgtcgctgctctgtcagtttctcgtcttcctcttcagcacaacgcgccttcttccttcttttcccctcttccttccctccctcttcctctcttcccatGGTCCCTGATATCCGtccatcttttctctcaTCTGTTTCCTCGGCGCCCAAACCTCTACTCcacttcctccgcctcttcctcactgccttctccttttccttttctcctttttctcgtcttctttctcgtctttcttttctttttttggGAGCGCGATGGCGGGTCTCAGCGTGAGTGGCGTGGCACTGTTGGACTCCGAGGGCGAACGCCTCGCCGTGAAGTATCCGCGGCAAGCTGCGGCAAGCGCGCAGCCGAGCACCCcggccgaggaggcgcaagcgaagaaggaaggaggcgTAAAAGATTTCGCTTCCCAGAGACAACTGGAACAACAGCTCGTGCAGAAATTCTCCAGGCTCGCCGGCAGAAACGAGGGTAAACGCGAAATGCTAAAAGTGAACCCGTCTGCCGTCATCGGTCACTCGTAAAAAAAACCAACTCGCTTTTCTATATCTGTAACTTCATACCCACGTCCATGAATTTCTACGTATATCTGTAGGTCTACCCTTGCAGATCTCTATCTAGCTACATCTGAACATCTCTAAACAGCGTTGCGTCTATGTCTAGACTCATCGATACCTAAAAGTGTGCAACGGGGTCTGTCCATTTCTCTTTCTATATCAATCTAGATTTGTGTCCTTCGAAGCAGCTGCATCTGTCTTTGTCCATGCTAATCCATgcaactctctctctgtgtatatgcatgtccATTTGTGTGCGCGCTTATGTGTATGCTTCCGGTGTATGTCTCAtcacgaaaaaacagaagccAAACAAAATGTGTGTCGTTTTCGTGTCGGTTTCTCGgcattctctttctttttcgacaGCTTGTTTTTTGCTGCTTTCTCTTGCAGTCGAGGCTTTCGAACTCGCCGGATACGTCGCCTTGGGGAAGAGCGTGAACGAcgtcctcctctttgtcgtcGCTGAGGACGGGGCTAACGAGatgcttcttctcgagaTCTTCAACACACTCACGGCggtcctttcctctctgacAAAGTAAagctcttctcgtctcctggcCGCTTCTGTTCCTCGTGTTTAAAACAAATGCGCAGCTCCATCGTACTGGACTCTCTCCATGCAAACgacgttctcttccttttcacaGTTGGGATCGGaagtcctctctctggctgtTCGTCCTCCTCAtgtcgtcttttctctggtctttctgtctcgacCGCCTTCACACAGATACACGCAGTCTTGTattttcatatatatatatatatatatatatgtacatgtatgtatacgtatCTTTACATCTGTATGCATTTGCATATAGATGTATGTGCCTATCACCAGATAGATGTGTAAATATATAAAGAGTATGTATAGgtacatatgtgtgtatgtgctGACTTAACACGTGCCATGCTTTTTCTTTGAGTCGGtgttctcttttttgccgtttcccttccccggtccttcgcgccttctctctgctcgtttGACCGAGTagcccgtctctctcgcctttttcacGACGCTTTCTTTCGGGTGTTCCGTCACCTGTTTTTCGGCGAGCGTAGGCGCGtgctcgcctcggcgtctaTCGATTTATAGGAGCGACAATGGACTTGACAAGGGTCCATCTATTCTCACGTTTATACATTGATCTCCTGCGACTTCTCAGCGGTCAAATTGGAAAGAAGCAAATCCTTGACAATCTCGACGGAGTGTTTCTGATGCTTGACGAAGTCTTCGACAGCGGGTGAGActctcattctctctttttAAAAAACTATTtcttgctccttctctccatcggtcgctcgtctgtctcttctgtcttgactcctctgtctttctctcccgcgtcgttttctctctcggctttcccttcttttggCTCCCTCGCATCCGCCCCGTCTGACTGTCTTTCGTTCTTTCGCCTTGTCgctgcgcgtgtctccgcggggcCGGGCCATCCTGCGTTTGCCCCTCCGGTTTTTGCACatttgtttctttctctcttcctgtttttgtctcgctcAGCTTGTTGCTCCAGCTCGATCCGGGAGTTGTCCTCGCGAGGATCAACATGCAGGACGACGCGGCGGCAaacgcgggaggcgcgggcgcgggaggcgcgggcgcgggcggcgaggcgacttCGACGCAGGCCGCCTTCAATCAGGTCAGGTTTcgaagaagcaagaaacTCAACATAAAAGTGAAGAACACGTGAAAACGTGAAGAACACGTGAAAACGTGAAGAACACGTGAAAACGTGAAGAACACGTGAAAACGTGAAGAACAGacacgcgaggaaacgcaggcgacgggagagaaggcaggcggTAAAAAACTGGGCTCAGGGCGCGTTTTTcagaagcgaagaacggTCGAACGAAAGAGCGGACggggaggagcggaagacggggaTGAGCGGAAGCGACGCGAGCGCGAAAGCAGAGGAACCGGCGTTTCAAATCGGGATGTTTTGCGGGTCGGGGGAACCGCGCGATCGAGGAAAGCTCCTCAGAAGGCAAGGGAAGGataggagagagacgggaggcaaaacggaagcaaagaaagaaaaagccTCCACGTTTTTGCATGTTCTCTTTCGCAGAGAGGCTGTCTCGCACAAAAACATGCAcggtcctcttcttcccaaTCCCATGCGTCGtgttgccttttctcttctcgtttcaCCCAGGCAATTTCCAGCGCAAAGGAGAATTTGATTCGAAGCCTTCTTAGTGGAGGCCCGTAaggtcccccccccccgaggCTTTCTTTCGCTGTAGCAGTCTTCTCGTCgatttcgtcttctcgctgtacTCGGAGGTTGCGGAGAAACGGTCACATCTCTCGCACCTGTGGGCCTTAAACCCCAGAGTCTGTTTTTTGTTGATCGCACCCTCGGCTTTTCTACTTGCCTCACGTCTGTACACATATGCGTGCAtctcggcgcatgcgcagtgGCATGCACATCTTCACATGCCTTCATATCTCTATTTACTcacatatccatatatgcatatatatatatatatatatatttgtacatTTGGTAGATACGTGAAGGTAGACAAAGAtacgcagagaaagagaccgaTAGAGCTGTGCGTCGCTGAGACCAGCGTATGCGTGTTGACTGCGTGCAAACATGCTGTTTCGATGCTCAGTCGCCTGGTAGTCGTCTTTTAAGGCgcggttttcttcctcatcaGCTATTTCAAcacgccagagaagagaagatgcgAGCTTGCGAacctcgtccctctcgctgttttgttctgttcttcctcaccCTTTTTTAAGTGATGCCTCAATGCTTTTGTGCAATGCACCCGCGAAAGAAAGTCTTACAAAAACATATGCCGATCCTTGTAGATTCAGAAGAAATGTACAACCATgttcacatatatacatataaatatatatatatatatatatatatatacatatggaCGAGGGTGGATGCATTTGTGTAAAGAGATCTTCTGGGGGTGTTCGCCGGGAACGATAACGGTCAAAAACGATCAAAAGTTGGAAGGAACTTCGACACGACAGTTCCATATTCGATGCACGCGAGGCATGCAAACAAAGGACACACGCTTCTCTCGACTTAAAAACGGAGCCTTGTCGAGGTCTCGGAAAGCCCGTCTTTCCCACATCATCCTTTTCCCCACATCCGCACCTCTccacgccttctcttctttcaaATTCACTTTTGCGCACTTTTTTTTCACCTCAGAGGAAATGTCAGCGAGCGCGGATAACGTGCTAGGATtctgggagagacagactccGACGCGAAGCAAACGGGACGCCTGCAGTCTTTCGAGAGACCATTCGGCGTCTCATCCGGCTCGTCAGCGTCTCAGATGTTGCTAGAAAATCAGGAACGTGTCAGAGCAAGTTTGTGGAATTAGAAGTTTGTTACAGGATCAGAAGCGTGCTACAGATTCAGATGTTCGTTAGAAAATCAGAAGTTTGTTCTAGGGAAGCTAAAGGTTAGGGCGCCATGCGTCGTGGATCGCTTAGGCCTTTTGTGTTGCCAACAGCAAAGACGTTTCACTGGGAAAGCGCGAGCGTGAGACGCCTCCGCGTTCCCCAGGATTAACGCCTCTGCGAGGGTCAACAGGATGTACATACACAGGCCagcacgaaggaaaagaatgCCGAGCGTTTCCTCGACCTTGCGGCGTTCTTCTGCAAACGGTACTCTGTCTCCCACGATTGTCCCTGTCGctacgcatgcacgcgccgcctcgcgcatgcagggatTCGTCCGGCACGCCGCCAAGAAAAGTTTCGCTGACAGCCGAATGCGCGACActgaacgagagagagcgcaaaCGATGGACAGAGAAACTGGCGCATAAAGGAGCGAGGCAGGGCCAGATAACTTTTCTCAGAGCGCACTGAGGGCCCTGAGTTTCTCTTTCAGTCTTCTGCGCATAATGGCGACtcgtgcgtctccgtcgcgttcttcggGCCCGagttcgctgtctctttcgctcggTGCGTCAGAGAGAATCAACAAGAACTGGTGCCAaagcgaggccgaagagacaAATGTGAAGGCAAACGGATCTCTAAAGCCTTCGCCACATTCCGCCTCCGTGttcggagacggcgcagcgctgtctccctcgcccttcCCTCCGCCGAGGACCGTCCCTGCGAGAAACTGCGCGCGCGTCAAGGCGCGTCTGTACATCGGCCAGTCGAGCATCAACAGAGACGCGGCTTCGCCGGAAagcaaagaaggagaggaagaagaggaagctgaagaagacggggTGGACGAGAGGAGggttgcatgcacgcagaaGGCTTCGAGGAGGTCGGCGGCGGAGAGCGTGAGACGAACGAATCGGCGTTGTTGTAGCAGGCGCATGATGTTACCGAAAACGAAAGTCCACGTCCCCGCCTTGGAGGCAAccgagagaagtggaagccgaaggacagcgagagagagaactgcCTGCTGAGTCAGctgagagaacagagagggtgagcagagagaagtgaaggaagcagcgaacGCCATGCGAAACAAAACCTcaaagaacgagaaacatGGAAGAATACACGagccgaaggagacgagaacgacaTAAAAcggacaaaaagagaggaacggaggagttgcagggaaacggaaaggcgcgggaagagacacacagagagggaggtacatacacacaaatCCACACACAAACccatagacatatatatatatatatatatatatatatatatgtatatatgtatatgtatttatgtgTGAAAGGTTTCAGGAAAAGGCGTTTTGTCCTTTTAGCAGGTGAGAAAAGATGCTGTCGGAAGACCTACAGCGAGGAGATCGACGCTGAGTTGGACGGAGCCCGTAGGGTAGCCTCGAAGTCTCTGCAGGAGGGTTGTGAAGCCTGGGTGCTCATAGCTGTTCGCGTTTGTTTGTGGCCAGTCCtggtcctctgtctcttctcctttctttgcaGGCTTTGTCTCGTcactctgtccttctctcccctgttgGGCGTGCGCGCTTtcgggtgcatgcagatgagCAAGGTGGTTGTTCCACGCTGGAACCAGAccaggcgaggcgaagaacgaagGATAGCCGAAGCTCTCGGCGAGCACAGACTGCGAACCTTTTgacgcgccgctctcctGTGGAGCCTTTCCGGCTTCTCGAGTTTCGCTTTCTAAGCCGTAGACTGGGGAACAGCACCGCACACACGCAGTTCAAACGGATCTACAGTCGCCCTTTGGTGgccgcgcgttcttcctctctgctcggagctgtttcccttcttcctcttcggtcttttcttcccttcctttcttgctttttcctttccttctctgcctttcaacctttcccctcttccctgttcttctcccctcaCCGCTGAGTTCTCTGAAGGCTGGCATCTcagcgtctccctcttcctccagg
Encoded proteins:
- a CDS encoding Selenophosphate synthase, related codes for the protein MGQTGKGGCSMQGLGSIARDIVLVGGGPSHLYLLKEWAREPEKGVRLTLISAETDSPCRRLLPGLLAGVYTRDQSHVDLLQLCQVSRGRFVRASVLGVDREKKLLFCDDGRPPLRYDVLSIDTESGLSVPASITFSAPSAAREAESSPSVSASPAEGTSLGELEAAQVASLDVGDQCMRACITPLRPLSQFYSRWEAALQRLANAALRVWARSAFVPGAAEAHACAQADGAAPAEKANAKLAGRAEDGVPEVFSVAVVGGGRDSVEICFAVKAAVEKKLAELRAHWRTLRREGRATKDNETAPRQRDAQPQEAEAARGQKRESEDLGRLFRVEFHIFTETASVLPRACSGTQTRVSRLLKASGIVVHPHWNVASVHVETAPPRSSFEASKDSSGLAGGSPLAAAAVEAAQEGKGAERAAACAEFARRETSVRDATCGSDGRGETESEAASCRKRLVGADGRHFEFDECVWCTPATPQPWFQNAGLELTSNGFLAVDAFLRSLNTPNVFAVGDVAQVVGTPSPMDGDHAGEPLSKNLRLFLRNGDGARLHRWHPVARLLSFVSCGMDYAVGTKGHLSFEGTWVSKLKTRMDINWIQKYQVLPSGLTCPSLLSRKAPTPSASPASPHADSAHGDVTRSSSAALVAPELAAGERKRGFCESLFKRKEDEELSLGCRVLMGYVQGRAGGRDKKGGASGCQNGGGTRCGGCGAKVPSTVLRRTMQELEQANDLEASQHRLLCQQRDASRARATRNSVEKGSASDGGAPARATKQLAAEAASRAATAGSGAPALQLAEALQLAALQKRIDKEGRFYPLLFNREEVLVGLEDADDGCIFAARPLASLTPRDAEKEAESDDGRPTGRMTTFAEDPCDAPGDDNPLLVQTVDFYRAFFDDAYVLGRIAATHAMSDCYAMGAEPLVALLTAVVPYSTDCIMANNLLQLLGGCCSALSRDRCQLAGGHSAQGREMAAGLTVTGRLSRLRRSERNGQTRSEGEAAEGNHRAPAGNLPIGYLPKGSAEAQEGDVLILTKPLGTGVIMAGHVEGKSRGRWVYGALDLMQVSNRAAAEILMDCGATACTDVTGFGLLGHLLEMLRACRKSRIMAAVAGAEKTTLDTTSSDAEGSSCASSGGTADSSSGDFLPLVCARVLLPSLRLLDGAMTLMDQGIHSSLLASNARFFSALSLKTVGATPAAAEATGDLPVQPLSPSDLPPKLPILFDPQTSGGLLAFVPASKADECIKRLREEGGYDNAVVIGSVFERKTFVPFPQKDASQGTRPRYAPWENVSGVVECLY